In Argiope bruennichi chromosome X1, qqArgBrue1.1, whole genome shotgun sequence, a single window of DNA contains:
- the LOC129958484 gene encoding uncharacterized protein LOC129958484: protein MVPATNVNLEIPQVMLGDPEFTRSSKIDALLGAETFFEIVKGEQIRSSLNSLIFQNTVFGYVAGGYVNTNNQEPCTNNLCSLVSLNENIEKVIEKFWLVENISEENTILSTEEKFRELHFKETHTRNKDGRFVVKMPMKEGLLGDSKALANVRLNQTVKRLHKNPMMQNLYKEFIAEYESLGHMEKVNNDLCEGFYYLPHHGVYKPENSTTKLRVVFNASAPSTSGQSLNDLLLAGAVKENIFEIMTRFRTYKYVFMADIKKMYRQILIDESQRNLLKILWKMAQLSINLLPVNQELLPLK from the coding sequence ATGGTTCCAGCAACAAATGTTAATTTAGAAATTCCACAGGTTATGCTTGGTGATCCGGAATTTACACGGAGTTCCAAAATCGATGCACTTTTGGGTGCTGAAACCTTCTTTGAAATTGTTAAGGGTGAACAAATACGTTcatctctaaattcattaatatttcaaaatactgtatTTGGTTATGTCGCTGGTGGCTATGTAAATACAAACAATCAGGAGCCATGTACTAATAATTTATGTAGTTTAGTTTCTCTAAATGagaatatagaaaaagtaatcgAAAAATTCTGGTTAGTGGAAAATATTAGTGAAGAAAATACTATTCTTAGTACTGAAGAAAAGTTTCGCGAGTTGCATTTTAAAGAAACCCACACTAGAAATAAGGATGGTCGATTTGTAGTCAAAATGCCGATGAAAGAAGGTTTGTTGGGTGATTCTAAAGCCTTAGCCAACGTTAGACTTAACCAAACAGTTAAGCGATTGCATAAGAATCCcatgatgcaaaatttatataaggaatttattgcagaatatgaAAGTTTGGGTCATATGGAAAAAGTGAATAATGACCTTTGTGAAGGATTTTATTATTTGCCTCATCATGGAGTTTACAAACCTGAAAACTCAACCACAAAATTAAGGGTTGTATTTAATGCCAGTGCCCCTAGTACATCGGGACAAAGTTTAAATGATTTGCTTCTTGCCGGTgcagtgaaagaaaatatttttgaaataatgactaGATTTAGGacttataaatatgtatttatggcAGATATTAAGAAGATGTACCgtcaaatattaattgatgaatcgCAAAGAAATCtgctaaaaatattatggaagaTGGCACAGCTGTCAATAAACTTATTGCCAGTAAATCAAGAGTTGCTCCCATTAAAGTAA